A window from Vulcanimicrobium alpinum encodes these proteins:
- a CDS encoding 3-keto-5-aminohexanoate cleavage protein codes for MDPLIITVAPVGGEVMPDQTPYLPVTPAQLGETAREVRAAGAGIIHVHCRNDDGSNTHDVARFREAYDAIRAASDLIVQFSTGGAIGMTPAERAAPLELRPEMATLTCGTVNFGDDVFENSFPIMRGIAAAIAQHGVVPELEIFDLGHVANAKRLAAEGAIRLPAHVDFVLGVPGALEATVENLVDCVRALPPGCSWSVAGIGRMQLPLATVAIAMGGHVRVGLEDNLYYAKGRLARNEELVARVARIASELGRPVATPDEARGLLLRTATTA; via the coding sequence GTGGACCCGCTGATCATCACCGTCGCCCCGGTCGGGGGCGAAGTCATGCCGGACCAGACGCCGTATCTGCCGGTCACGCCCGCGCAGCTCGGCGAGACGGCCCGCGAGGTGCGCGCCGCCGGCGCCGGCATCATCCACGTCCACTGCCGAAACGACGACGGGAGCAACACTCACGACGTCGCGCGCTTCCGCGAGGCGTACGACGCGATCCGCGCCGCGAGCGACCTGATCGTCCAATTCTCAACCGGCGGCGCGATCGGGATGACCCCGGCGGAACGCGCCGCGCCGCTGGAGTTGCGGCCGGAGATGGCGACGCTCACCTGCGGGACGGTGAACTTCGGCGACGACGTCTTCGAGAACAGCTTTCCGATCATGCGCGGGATCGCGGCGGCGATCGCGCAGCACGGCGTCGTCCCCGAACTCGAGATCTTCGATCTGGGCCACGTCGCAAACGCAAAACGGCTGGCCGCCGAAGGTGCGATCCGCCTCCCCGCGCACGTCGATTTCGTCCTCGGCGTCCCCGGCGCGCTCGAAGCCACCGTCGAAAACCTCGTCGATTGCGTCCGCGCGCTCCCTCCGGGCTGCTCCTGGAGCGTCGCGGGGATCGGCCGCATGCAGCTCCCGCTCGCGACGGTGGCGATCGCGATGGGCGGCCACGTTCGCGTCGGGCTGGAAGACAATCTCTACTACGCGAAGGGGCGCTTGGCGCGAAACGAGGAGCTGGTGGCCCGCGTGGCGCGGATCGCCAGCGAACTCGGGCGCCCGGTCGCGACGCCCGACGAAGCCCGCGGCCTGCTCCTCCGAACCGCGACCACGGCCTGA